A genomic window from Phocoena sinus isolate mPhoSin1 chromosome 20, mPhoSin1.pri, whole genome shotgun sequence includes:
- the YWHAE gene encoding 14-3-3 protein epsilon — MDDREDLVYQAKLAEQAERYDEMVESMKKVAGMDVELTVEERNLLSVAYKNVIGARRASWRIISSIEQKEENKGGEDKLKMIREYRQMVETELKLICCDILDVLDKHLIPAANTGESKVFYYKMKGDYHRYLAEFATGNDRKEAAENSLVAYKAASDIAMTELPPTHPIRLGLALNFSVFYYEILNSPDRACRLAKAAFDDAIAELDTLSEESYKDSTLIMQLLRDNLTLWTSDMQGDGEEQNKEALQDVEDENQ; from the exons AAATGGTGGAATCAATGAAGAAAGTAGCAGGGATGGATGTGGAGTTGACAGTTGAAGAAAGAAACCTCCTATCTGTTGCATATAAAAATGTGATTGGAGCTAGAAGAGCTTCCTGGAGGATAATCAGCAGCAttgaacagaaagaagaaaacaagggaggAGAAGACAAACTAAAAATGATTCGGGAATATCGGCAAATG GTTGAGACTGAGCTAAAGTTAATCTGTTGTGACATTCTGGATGTACTGGACAAACACCTCATTCCAGCAGCTAACACTGGCGAGTCCAAggttttctattataaaat gaaagGGGACTACCACAGGTATCTGGCTGAATTTGCCACAGGAAATGACAGGAAGGAAGCTGCGGAGAACAGCCTAGTGGCTTATAAAGCTGCTAGTGATATTGCAATGACAGAACTTCCACCAACACATCCCATTCGCTTAGGTCTTGCTCTCAATTTTTCCGTATTCTACTATGAAATTCTTAATTCCCCTGACCGTGCCTGCAG GTTGGCAAAAGCAGCTTTTGATGATGCAATTGCAGAACTGGATACGCTGAGTGAAGAAAGCTATAAGGACTCTACGCTTATCATGCAGTTGTTACGTGATAATCTGACACTATGGACTTCAGACATGCAGGGTGATG gtgaagagcagaataaagaagcgCTGCAGGATGTGGAAGATGAAAATCAGTGA